One Panicum virgatum strain AP13 chromosome 9K, P.virgatum_v5, whole genome shotgun sequence genomic region harbors:
- the LOC120651924 gene encoding zinc finger HIT domain-containing protein 2-like isoform X1 — protein MERDVVVSDTAATGSSSSPSAASFAATRVICRVCQKQFAQYTCPRCNSRYCSLPCYKGHSLQCTESFMRENVMDELKQMQPEDESKKKMIDILKRLHLEEEMDSDGEDESMLSEELIQKVMSGEEIKIEDLSDDEVKRFRRALASGELSKMIEPWTPWWKKPSARLITLSPDGSQLIRQVREEDTATSGPMTDQEPVTINEIPEGPESPLPALKQLTRAEPSPLLAVHLVDILYSYCFTLRLYNGDWHSDPLGASTVALSMSKVMGEDAKPETVPEALTACIEETCSPAYRHTGGFRFAIGLLDDIISILSLGHNVLVCALSDFHRLIEAGKSMLKVEKVGKTESAQSSSKLRGAARKLFFMTCWVHEQPEEAWPPLARIVEVQKASLEELDTGNRKTDIKSKQQSKVLIEEL, from the exons atgGAGAGGGACGTCGTGGTCTCCGACACCGCGGCCACCGGGTCCTCGTCTtcgccgtccgccgcctccttcgccgctACCAGGGTCATCTGCCGCGT GTGCCAGAAGCAGTTCGCGCAGTACACCTGCCCCCGCTGCAACTCCCGGTACTGCTCGCTCCCGTGCTACAAG GGGCATAGCCTTCAATGCACTGAATCCTTCATGCGTGAGAATGTTATGGATGAGCTTAAGCAGATGCAACCTGAAGATGaatcaaagaaaaagatgatagaTATCCTTAAGCGGCTCCACTTGGAAGAAGAGATGGACTCGGATGGTGAAGATG AGTCAATGTTATCGGAGGAGCTTATTCAAAAAGTCATGTCTG GGGAAGAAATAAAGATCGAAGACCTCTCTGATGATGAAGTCAAACGATTTCGACGAGCTCTGGCCTCAGGTGAACTCAGCAAGATGATTGAGCCATGGACACCATGGTGGAAAAAGCCATCTGCTAGATTGATAACCCTTAGTCCTGATGGAAGCCAGCTTATCAGACAAGTGAGGGAAGAAGACACTGCCACATCAGGTCCAATGACTGACCAAGAGCCAGTCACCATCAATGAAATCCCAGAAGGGCCAGAATCTCCTCTCCCAGCGCTGAAACAGCTAACAAGGGCGGAGCCATCGCCTCTGCTTGCCGTTCACTTGGTTGACATTCTGTACAGTTACTGCTTCACGCTTCGGCTCTACAACGGTGATTGGCACTCTGATCCTTTGGGTGCTTCCACTGTTGCCCTATCTATGTCTAAAGTCATGGGGGAGGATGCTAAGCCTGAGACAGTACCTGAAGCACTGACGGCTTGCATAGAGGAGACATGCTCACCTGCTTACAGGCACACAGGTGGTTTCAGGTTTGCTATCGGGCTTCTGGATGATATCATCTCCATTCTGTCCTTGGGACACAACGTGCTTGTCTGCGCGCTAAGTGACTTCCATCGACTCATTGAAGCTGGTAAGAGCATGCTCAAGGTGGAGAAAGTGGGCAAGACGGAGAGCGCGCAGAGCTCTTCGAAGCTTCGTGGTGCAGCTAGGAAGCTATTCTTCATGACTTGTTGGGTCCATGAGCAGCCGGAAGAGGCTTGGCCGCCTTTAGCTCGCATTGTCGAAGTACAAAAAGCATCTCTCGAGGAGTTGGACACTGGGAATCGGAAGACGGATATAAAGAGCAAGCAGCAATCCAAGGTTCTTATCGAGGAGCTGTAG
- the LOC120651924 gene encoding zinc finger HIT domain-containing protein 2-like isoform X2: MERDVVVSDTAATGSSSSPSAASFAATRVICRVCQKQFAQYTCPRCNSRYCSLPCYKGHSLQCTESFMRENVMDELKQMQPEDESKKKMIDILKRLHLEEEMDSDGEDGEEIKIEDLSDDEVKRFRRALASGELSKMIEPWTPWWKKPSARLITLSPDGSQLIRQVREEDTATSGPMTDQEPVTINEIPEGPESPLPALKQLTRAEPSPLLAVHLVDILYSYCFTLRLYNGDWHSDPLGASTVALSMSKVMGEDAKPETVPEALTACIEETCSPAYRHTGGFRFAIGLLDDIISILSLGHNVLVCALSDFHRLIEAGKSMLKVEKVGKTESAQSSSKLRGAARKLFFMTCWVHEQPEEAWPPLARIVEVQKASLEELDTGNRKTDIKSKQQSKVLIEEL; this comes from the exons atgGAGAGGGACGTCGTGGTCTCCGACACCGCGGCCACCGGGTCCTCGTCTtcgccgtccgccgcctccttcgccgctACCAGGGTCATCTGCCGCGT GTGCCAGAAGCAGTTCGCGCAGTACACCTGCCCCCGCTGCAACTCCCGGTACTGCTCGCTCCCGTGCTACAAG GGGCATAGCCTTCAATGCACTGAATCCTTCATGCGTGAGAATGTTATGGATGAGCTTAAGCAGATGCAACCTGAAGATGaatcaaagaaaaagatgatagaTATCCTTAAGCGGCTCCACTTGGAAGAAGAGATGGACTCGGATGGTGAAGATG GGGAAGAAATAAAGATCGAAGACCTCTCTGATGATGAAGTCAAACGATTTCGACGAGCTCTGGCCTCAGGTGAACTCAGCAAGATGATTGAGCCATGGACACCATGGTGGAAAAAGCCATCTGCTAGATTGATAACCCTTAGTCCTGATGGAAGCCAGCTTATCAGACAAGTGAGGGAAGAAGACACTGCCACATCAGGTCCAATGACTGACCAAGAGCCAGTCACCATCAATGAAATCCCAGAAGGGCCAGAATCTCCTCTCCCAGCGCTGAAACAGCTAACAAGGGCGGAGCCATCGCCTCTGCTTGCCGTTCACTTGGTTGACATTCTGTACAGTTACTGCTTCACGCTTCGGCTCTACAACGGTGATTGGCACTCTGATCCTTTGGGTGCTTCCACTGTTGCCCTATCTATGTCTAAAGTCATGGGGGAGGATGCTAAGCCTGAGACAGTACCTGAAGCACTGACGGCTTGCATAGAGGAGACATGCTCACCTGCTTACAGGCACACAGGTGGTTTCAGGTTTGCTATCGGGCTTCTGGATGATATCATCTCCATTCTGTCCTTGGGACACAACGTGCTTGTCTGCGCGCTAAGTGACTTCCATCGACTCATTGAAGCTGGTAAGAGCATGCTCAAGGTGGAGAAAGTGGGCAAGACGGAGAGCGCGCAGAGCTCTTCGAAGCTTCGTGGTGCAGCTAGGAAGCTATTCTTCATGACTTGTTGGGTCCATGAGCAGCCGGAAGAGGCTTGGCCGCCTTTAGCTCGCATTGTCGAAGTACAAAAAGCATCTCTCGAGGAGTTGGACACTGGGAATCGGAAGACGGATATAAAGAGCAAGCAGCAATCCAAGGTTCTTATCGAGGAGCTGTAG
- the LOC120651926 gene encoding plant UBX domain-containing protein 10-like produces the protein MAETVDDKVSYFQAVTGISDPDLCTEILAAHNWDLQVAVSSITANPSSPSASASTSSREQGPSAPLADAEFVAPPPPMPMPPAPQQQQQQQPGIAWKLVTLPFYVVSGGLGLVAGTFRFGAWVAGGVLSRSLSLLGLAGQAGGDRLLELPPSAAEAAEFVAEFEREFGAGRGPRFVAEGFADALQRAQREFKLLFVYLHSPDHPDTPAFCGGCLCAEPVAAFIDENFVAWGGSIRRTEGFKMSNSLNASRFPFCAVVMASTNQRIMLLQQVEGPKSPEEMITILQRVVEECATSLVAARIEAEERLNNQRLREEQDAAYRAALEADQARERERLEELERREREAAEAERKRKEEEEALARAAQEAAEKEAALARRRQEKAMALGAEPDKGPGVTRVLIRFPTGERKERRFHSSAPITSLYDYVDSLDCLEAEKYSLVSNFPRVTYGPEKHSLTLEQAGLHPQASLFIEIEQ, from the exons atggccgagACCGTCGACGACAAGGTCAGCTACTTCCAGGCCGTCACCGGCATCTCCGACCCGGACCTCTGCACGGAGATCCTCGCCGCGCACAACTGGGACCTACAGGTCGCCGTGTCCTCCATCACCGCCAAcccctcctcgccctccgcctccgcctccacgtcCTCGCGCGAGCAGGGCCCGTCCGCCCCGCTGGCAGATGCGGAGTTCGTcgctcccccgccgccgatgccgatgccgccggcgccccagcaacagcagcagcagcagccggggaTCGCGTGGAAGCTGGTGACGCTCCCCTTCTACGTGGTCTCTGGAGGGCTCGGCCTCGTCGCCGGCACCTTCCGCTTCGGCGCCTGGGTCGCTGGGGGCGTGCTGTcccgctccctctccctcctcggcctcgcggggcaggccggcggcgaccgcctGCTCGAgctgccgccgtccgccgctgaGGCGGCTGAATTCGTCGCGGAGTTCGAGCGCGAGttcggcgccggccgcggcccgcGCTTCGTGGCCGAGGGGTTCGCCGACGCGCTGCAGCGAGCGCAGCGGGAGTTCAAGCTCCTATTCGTTTATCTCCACTCTCCTGATCACCCGGATACCCCTGCCTTCTGTGGGGGCTGCCTCTGCGCCGAACCCGTCGCGGCCTTCATAGATGAGAACTTCGTTGCGTGGGGCGGTAGCATCAGAAGGACCGAAGGGTTCAAGATGAGTAACAGCCTGAACGCGTCGAGGTTCCCCTTTTGCGCTGTGGTCATGGCTTCTACGAACCAAAGAATCATGCTATTGCAGCAG GTTGAAGGGCCTAAATCACCTGAAGAGATGATAACAATTCTTCAACGGGTAGTTGAAGAGTGTGCTACATCACTCGTTGCTGCCAGGATCGAAGCTGAAGAGAGACTAAATAACCAGCGTTTACGTGAAGAGCAAGATGCTGCCTACAGAGCTGCACTTGAAGCTGACCAG GCCAGGGAACGGGAAAGGCTAGAGGAACTGGAAAGACGTGAAAGAGAGGCGGCAGAAGCTGAGAGAAAACgtaaagaggaagaggaagctcTAGCGAGGGCTGCCCAAGAAGCAGCTGAAAAGGAAGCTGCTCTTGCAAGGAGAAGGCAAGAGAAAGCCATGGCTCTTGGAGCCGAACCTGATAAAGGGCCTGGTGTTACTCGG GTTCTCATAAGATTTCCGACTGGAGAACGCAAAGAGAGGAGATTCCACAGCTCTGCCCCCATCACTTCGCTCTATGACTACGTTGATTCTTTGGATTGCTTGGAAGCAGAGAAGTACAGCCTAGTTTCGAATTTCCCACGGGTCACATACGGTCCAGAGAAGCACTCCCTGACGCTGGAACAAGCAGGCTTGCATCCACAGGCGAGCCTGTTTATCGAGATAGAACAATGA
- the LOC120648068 gene encoding protein FAR1-RELATED SEQUENCE 5-like: MEPPEFPPSTNRAPPPPPSVAEAIAPPPPLRATTYGRTSAAPAPARGHDGAAILQRRPPAAYGSTAAATPVPSEMPATTTKKADAAQPPHGRAPVQSPIAQSVPASVRTAASHGAMEGAQQVVEESPTRMVVTPFWIPQLDMVSSSFDEAWNFWVTYGGRMGFDVRKCYTNTSNLDGLVTSSRFVCSNQGSRAENKRFCVGKRNRANTRTGCRVRMGITLERENGTYKVHDLFVEHNHILQTAQTSHLMPSQRNISKHQAIDIEVADDSGIAPKAAHEFLGRYVGGSANLGYTHRDHKNYMRTKRQREMLYGEAGSLLKYFQDKVVENPSFQYAIQMDCEEQIANIFWADAKMIVDYAHFGDVITFDTTFGTNKEYIPFDMFVGFNQFRETVVFGAALMYDETFESFKWMFNAFLSTHNQKQPQTIFTDQDIAMGKAVAEVFIKHLNSQDEESEDEEESSILLDFSSCMYQYEQKEDFEETFNAMRLKSSNVVQDVSNPHFLEEIDGWQF; the protein is encoded by the exons ATGGAACCTCCCGAGTTTCCTCCATCTACAAATCGcgccccacctcctcctccatctgTCGCCGAAGCCATTGCTCCTCCGCCACCTCTTCGTGCGACGACTTATGGACGCACCAgcgctgctcctgctcctgctcgtggGCACGACGGAGCGGCCATCCTCCAGCGCCGTCCTCCTGCTGCTTATGGAAGCACAGCTGCGGCGACGCCGGTGCCGAGCGAGATGCCTGCAACGACGACGAAGAAGGCCGACGCTGCACAGCCACCGCACGGCCGCGCCCCTGTGCAATCTCCTATAGCGCAGAGTGTGCCGGCAAGTGTCAGAACAGCAGCGAGCCATGGTGCCATGGAGGGCGCCCAGCAGGTGGTCGAGGAATCGCCTACAAG GATGGTTGTGACTCCTTTTTGGATTCCACAACTTGATATGGTATCCAGTAGCTTTGATGAAGCTTGGAACTTTTGGGTCACATATGGTGGTCGGATGGGTTTTGATGTTCGAAAGTGTTACACGAACACAAGTAACCTTGATGGATTAGTGACATCAAGTAGGTTTGTTTGTTCCAATCAGGGTTCTCGGGCTGAAAATAAAAGGTTTTGTGTTGGCAAGCGTAATCGAGCTAATACAAGAACAGGCTGCAGAGTTCGCATGGGAATTACTTTGGAAAGAGAAAATGGAACCTACAAGGTGCATGATCTATTTGTTGAGCACAACCACATTCTTCAAACTGCACAAACTAGTCATCTGATGCCGTCACAGAGAAACATTTCTAAGCATCAAGCTATTGACATTGAAGTGGCTGATGATTCGGGTATTGCACCTAAAGCAGCCCATGAGTTTCTTGGTCGGTATGTTGGTGGATCAGCTAACCTTGGATATACCCACCGTGATCATAAAAATTATATGCGTACTAAACGCCAAAGAGAGATGTTGTATGGTGAGGCTGGAAGTTTGCTAAAATATTTTCAAGATAAAGTGGTGGAGAATCCCTCATTTCAGTATGCAATACAAATGGATTGTGAAGAACAGATAGCAAATATATTTTGGGCTGATGCAAAGATGATTGTGGACTATGCTCACTTTGGTGATGTCATTACATTCGACACTACCTTTGGAACCAACAAAGAATATATACCATTTGACATGTTTGTAGGTTTCAACCAGTTTAGAGAGACAGTAGTTTTTGGTGCAGCTTTGATGTATGATGAGACATTTGAGTCTTTCAAGTGGATGTTCAATGCTTTTTTGTCAACACATAATCAAAAGCAACCTCAAACAATTTTCACTGACCAAGATATTGCTATGGGAAAGGCAGTGGCTGAGGTCTTCA TTAAACACTTGAATTCTCAAGATGAAGAGTCTGAGGACGAGGAAGAATCAAGCATCCTGTTAGATTTCAGCTCCTGCATGTATCAGTATGAACAAAAGGAAGATTTTGAAGAAACATTTAATGCTATGAGACTAAAA AGTTCAAATGTTGTTCAAGATGTTAGCAATCCTCACTTCTTGGAAGAGATAGATGGATGGCAGTTTTAG
- the LOC120651924 gene encoding zinc finger HIT domain-containing protein 2-like isoform X3 yields MRENVMDELKQMQPEDESKKKMIDILKRLHLEEEMDSDGEDESMLSEELIQKVMSGEEIKIEDLSDDEVKRFRRALASGELSKMIEPWTPWWKKPSARLITLSPDGSQLIRQVREEDTATSGPMTDQEPVTINEIPEGPESPLPALKQLTRAEPSPLLAVHLVDILYSYCFTLRLYNGDWHSDPLGASTVALSMSKVMGEDAKPETVPEALTACIEETCSPAYRHTGGFRFAIGLLDDIISILSLGHNVLVCALSDFHRLIEAGKSMLKVEKVGKTESAQSSSKLRGAARKLFFMTCWVHEQPEEAWPPLARIVEVQKASLEELDTGNRKTDIKSKQQSKVLIEEL; encoded by the exons ATGCGTGAGAATGTTATGGATGAGCTTAAGCAGATGCAACCTGAAGATGaatcaaagaaaaagatgatagaTATCCTTAAGCGGCTCCACTTGGAAGAAGAGATGGACTCGGATGGTGAAGATG AGTCAATGTTATCGGAGGAGCTTATTCAAAAAGTCATGTCTG GGGAAGAAATAAAGATCGAAGACCTCTCTGATGATGAAGTCAAACGATTTCGACGAGCTCTGGCCTCAGGTGAACTCAGCAAGATGATTGAGCCATGGACACCATGGTGGAAAAAGCCATCTGCTAGATTGATAACCCTTAGTCCTGATGGAAGCCAGCTTATCAGACAAGTGAGGGAAGAAGACACTGCCACATCAGGTCCAATGACTGACCAAGAGCCAGTCACCATCAATGAAATCCCAGAAGGGCCAGAATCTCCTCTCCCAGCGCTGAAACAGCTAACAAGGGCGGAGCCATCGCCTCTGCTTGCCGTTCACTTGGTTGACATTCTGTACAGTTACTGCTTCACGCTTCGGCTCTACAACGGTGATTGGCACTCTGATCCTTTGGGTGCTTCCACTGTTGCCCTATCTATGTCTAAAGTCATGGGGGAGGATGCTAAGCCTGAGACAGTACCTGAAGCACTGACGGCTTGCATAGAGGAGACATGCTCACCTGCTTACAGGCACACAGGTGGTTTCAGGTTTGCTATCGGGCTTCTGGATGATATCATCTCCATTCTGTCCTTGGGACACAACGTGCTTGTCTGCGCGCTAAGTGACTTCCATCGACTCATTGAAGCTGGTAAGAGCATGCTCAAGGTGGAGAAAGTGGGCAAGACGGAGAGCGCGCAGAGCTCTTCGAAGCTTCGTGGTGCAGCTAGGAAGCTATTCTTCATGACTTGTTGGGTCCATGAGCAGCCGGAAGAGGCTTGGCCGCCTTTAGCTCGCATTGTCGAAGTACAAAAAGCATCTCTCGAGGAGTTGGACACTGGGAATCGGAAGACGGATATAAAGAGCAAGCAGCAATCCAAGGTTCTTATCGAGGAGCTGTAG